The Candidatus Deferrimicrobium borealis DNA window TCCCACGTCTTCACCGTGTCGCGAACGGGGATCACCGGGACCGCGGCTCCGTGCAGGAGGGCATGCTCCGCGCACCGGTCGAAGAGGCCGGGGGTCGCGAACGGCCGGACCGCGTCGTGCACGAGGATGATCGAGGCATCCTTCGGCACGACGGCGAGGGCGTTGCGGACCGAGTCGTGCCGCTCCGCTCCCCCCTTGACCACCGCGATCACCTTCGGGAATCCCCGGTACGCCTCCCCCGCTTCGGGAGCGGCGTCGGCGGGGAGGGCGATCACGATCGCGTCGACCCGGGAGGATGCGGAAACCGAGGTGAGGGTCCGGTCAAGCAGGGATCGGCCGCCGACGGAGAGAAACTGCTTCGGCACGGCGGCTCCCATCCGGCGACCCGTTCCGCCCGCGACGACGATGACCACCGTACCGACCGGCACGTCCTGGAGACGTCCGTTACCTTACAGGTTCAGGAACCGGCGAAGGTCCGCCTCGACGACCGCCTCCGTGACGGATTTCGCGATGGAGATCTCCTTCACGAGCAGGGAACGCGCCGAGTCCAGCATCTTCCGTTCGCCGAAGGAGAGGGCCTTCCCGTTTTTCAGGAGCAGCAGGTTGCGAAGCACCTCGGCGATATCGAAGGGAGACCCGGACTTGAGCTTTTCCATGTACATCCGGTACCGCCGGTTCCACGGCTTCGGCTCGAGCTCCACCTCGCGTTCCTTCAGGATCTTGTAGACGGAGCGGACCGCCGAGGCGTCCATGATCGCCCGAAGACCGACCTGTTCCGCGTTGCCCATCGGGATCATGATGGTGATCCCCGTGTCGAGGATCCTCAGGACGTAAAACGATTCCTTCTTGCCGTCGTTGAAGCACTTCGTCTCGATCTTCTCGACGATGCCGACCCCGTGAGCGGGGTAAACTGCCATATCCCCTGCCTTGAAATCCACGCGGACCTCCAGAGGATTCTTCCCAACGAGCAGGATCCCTTTTTTTCGGTGTATTATAGGGTATTTTCGCAATATCGTCAACGCGAGGCCTTTCCGATGCAGTCAACCGTCTGGTTCACGGACCTTTCCGCGCGCCCGGGGAACAGCCTGATCGACAAGACGGGGGCGCTCCTGCGGGCGGCCGGCGTCCGGGAGCGGATCGGACGGGGAGCCCTGACCGCCGTCAAGCTCCACTTCGGAGAGAAGGGGAACACCGCCTTCATCCGCCCGATCTTCGTCCGAAAAGTCGTCGAGGAGATCGCTGCCGCCGGGGGGAGGCCGTTCCTGACCGACACCAACACGCTTTACGTCGGCACCCGGAGCAACGCGGTCGATCACCTGAACACCGCGGTCACGAACGGCTTCGCCTGGGCCGTCGCGGGGGCGCCCCTCGTCATCGCGGACGGACTCCGCGGGGAAAGCGCCGTCCGGGTGCCCATCGAAGGGAAGATCTTTCACGAGGTGCCGATCGGCGCCGGGATCTTCCACGCGGATGCGTTGGTCGTGGTCACCCACTTCAAGGGGCACGAACTCTCCGGGTTCGGGGGCACCCTGAAGAACCTCGGGATGGGTTGCGCGTCGCGCGCCGGAAAGCTTTCCCAGCACTCCTCCGTGTCCCCCACCGTCGATCCCTCGGGGTGCACGGGGTGCGGGACGTGCGTCGTCCACTGCCCGTCGGGTGCGATCGCCGTCGTGGCGGAAAAAGCGGCGATCTCCGGGGAATCGTGCATCGGGTGCGCGGACTGCATCGTCGTCTGCCCCGAGGGGACGGTGAACGTGGACTGGAACGAGGCATCCACGACGGTACAGCGGAAGATGGCCGAGCACGCGCTCGGTGCCGTCTCGGGGAAGCGGTCGTCTTCCCTGTTCCTCTCCTTCGTCACCCAGGTGTCCCCGTACTGCGACTGCTACGGTCACAACGACCGACCGGTCGCGCCCGACGTGGGGATTCTCGCCTCCGACGACCCCGTGGCGCTCGACCAGGCGTGCGTCGATCTCGTGATCCAGGCATCCGGGATCGACCCGTTCCGGGCGGCGCACCCTTCCGTGGACTGGTCCATCCAGCTTTCCTGCGCCGAGGAACTGGGCCTGGGCACCCGCGACTACCGGCTGGAGACCCTGTGACCGCTCGTCGGACGCTCTACGCCGGGATCGACATCGGTTCCCTCTCCACCGACGTGGTCCTGCTCGACGGGACCCTCGCGGTCGTCGGGTCGGCCATCACCGCCACCGGCGCCTCGACGCGGAAAGCGGCCCGGGAGGCGCTCGACGCCGCGCTCCGGGCCGGAGAGGCGACGGAGCGGGAGATCGCCTTCACCGTCGCGACGGGGTACGGAAGGGATTCGGCCGAGAGGGCCGACCAGCGCGTCACGGAGATCACGTGTCACGCCCGGGGGGCGAGGCGCCTCTTCCCCGGAGCGCTCACCGTCCTCGACATCGGCGGGCAGGACTGCAAGGTGATCCGGCTGGGTCCGGACGGGAAAGTCTCCGACTTCGCCATGAACGACAAGTGCGCGGCCGGAACCGGGAGGTTCCTCGAGGTGATGGCCAGGACGCTCGAGATGGACCTGGAGCGGATGGGGGAGCGCTCCCTCCTCGCCACCCGGTCGCTCCCGGTGAGCTCCACCTGCACGGTCTTCGCGGAATCGGAGGTGGTGTCCCTCATCGCCTCGGGAGCCGCGCCGGAGGAGATCGCCTGGGGCGTGCACCTCGCGATCTCGGAGCGGATCGCCGCCCTCGCGGAGCGGCTCGGGATGGTTTCCCCCGCGGTGCTGACCGGCGGCGTGGCGAAGAACCCGGCCGCGCGGAAGGCGCTCGAGGACCGGTTCCGGTTGCGCTTCCTGGTGCCGGACGAGCCGCAGCTCACCGGCGCGCTGGGAGCGGCGCTCATCGCCTTCGAGCGGAGCCGCACCCCTCCTCACTGAAGCGCCCGGGTTGCTCCATCTACGAGCGGGAGCGTTCCTCGCGCAGGATCGCGAAGAAACGGTCGATCTCCTCCGGGGTGTTGTAAAAGTGGGGAGAGACGCGGATCCCGCCCGCCCGGTGGGAGCAGACCGCCTTCCGGTTCAGGAGGGCCCTCCAGAGGGCGGCGTTGTCCGCCTCCGGAACGCGGAACGTGACGATCCCCGACCGCTCCTCGGGGTGGTCGGGAGAAACCAGCTTGCACCCCTCCTCCGCCGCCCGTTCACGGACCCGCTCCGTGAGACGGCGCACGCGTTCCCAGATCCGGTCCACCCCGAGCGACAGCAGCAGCTCGAGCGAGGCGTTGAACGCCGACAGGCCGACCGTGTTCATGCTTCCCGGCTCGTACCGCCGGGCGTCGGGGGAAAGGCGAAAGTCGTAATTCTCGAAGTCGAACCGGTTCTTCACGGAGTGCCACCCGAGGATCACCGGCTCGACCATCTCCATGACGTCCCGGGAGATGTAGAAGCCGCCGATCCCTTCCGGCGAAAGAAGCCATTTGTGACCGTCCGCGGAGAGGGCGTCGATGCCGAACGACTTCACGTCCATCGGGAGGACGCCGACCGACTGGATTCCGTCGACGCAGAAGAAGATCCCGTGCTTCTGGCAATACTCCCCGATTCCCGGCAGGTCGTTCCGGTAGCCGTTCAGGAACTCCACGGACGAGAGGGTGATCAGGCGGGTCTTCCCGTCGCAGGCGGCGAACAGATCCTCTTTCCGCACCTTCCCCTCCCGCGCGGGGACCATCCGAACCTCCACGTTTCGCGTCCGCAGGCGCATCCAGGGGTACACGTTGGAGGGGTACTCGACGTTCGCCGTGACCAGGTTGTCCCCTTCCTTCCACGGGAAACCGGCCGCGACGAAGGAAAGCCCCTCGGAGGTGTTCTTCACGAAGGCGACCTCGTCCGGGGAAGCGCCGACGATCCGCGCGAACCGGCCCCGGGTCTCGTTGGCAAGTTCCTCCCATTTCCGGAGGCGGTACGCTCCCTCGTCCCGGGCGAGCCGCAACATGGCGATCCCGGCCTCGGCGGAGCGCGCCGGGATGGGCGAGACGCCCGCGTGGTTGAAGTACAGGAAATTCTCGATGACCGGAAATTCCGCGGCCCGGATCGGCTCGACGTCGATCGGCAAAGTGCCCTCCTTGATAACTTACCGTTGGAAGAGACACCTCCCACAGTGGGAGGACACTCCTTCCCATGAGGGGGGACACTGGGGCATCCGACCGCGCGCTCCGGCTACTCGCACGGCATCGACCCGCTTCTGCGATCGTAGCCTCCGTTGAACACGGACCCCGTGAGTGTCTCCCGGACCCGCGTCGTCGGGCGTAAGTGGGCACTCCGGCCTTTCGGGGGCCGGCATCGTTATACGGTATAATATTTCGATGGTTTGGTCAGGCGAAAACACGCTGCGGTACAGCCGGAACATCCTCGTCGAGGAAGTGGGGGAGGCCGGGCAGGAGCGGCTCTTCGCGTCGTCCGTGCTCGTCGTGGGCGCCGGGGGGCTGGGGTCCCCCGCCCTTCTCTATCTCGCCGCCGCGGGGATCGGGCGGATCGGGGTGATCGACGACGACCGGGTGGACATCACCAACTTCAACCGCCAGGTGATCCATCGGTCCGACGCCGTGGGGCAGTGGAAGACCGGCTCCGCGGCCGCGACGCTCCGGGCGTTCCGGACGGACCTGACGGTCGACGAGTACCCGGTGGCGCTCACCGCGGCGAACGCCGCCGCGCTGTTCCGGAAGTACGACGCCGTCGTGGACGGCAGCGACAACTTCCCGACGAAGTACCTGTGCAACGACGCGGCGGTGGTGACCGGCCGACCGCTCGTGCACGCCGGGGTCCTGCGGTTCGGCGGCCAGATGCTCACGGTCGTCCCCGGCGCGGGACCTTGCCTGCGGTGCGTGATCCCCCGGATTCCCTCGCGGAAGGACTCCCCCGGGTGCGCCGAGGCCGGTATCGTCGGCGCGGCCGCGGGCGTCGTCGGCGCGTGGCAGGCGATGGAGGCGATCAAGCTGCTCTCGGGAGCCGCACCGTCGCCCGGGGGAAAATTGCTGACCATCGACACGCTTTCGAACGAGGTGTCGTGCCTCGCGGTCGTCCGGGACCGGTCGTGCCCCGCGTGCGGGGAACATCCCCGGATCACGGAGCCGCTGTCGGACGCCGAATACGATCCCGAACGGAGTTGCGCCGTATGAACCTCCCCGTCCCCCTCCATTCTCCACGGAAGGCGGTCGTACTCCTCTCGGGGGGGCTCGACAGCACCCTGGCGGCCCGTATCGTCCGGGACCAGGGGATCGAGCTTCACGCGATCCATTTCACCTCGCCGTTCTGCACCTGCTCCCACAAGGGCCCGGGGGGCGGGAACGGGTGCCGCTCGGCGGCGCAGGAGGTCGCGGTGGGGATGGGAATCCCGATCCGGACCGTTTCGAAGGGCGAGGAGTACCTCGAGATCGTCAAGCGCCCCCGGCACGGCCGGGGATCGGCGATGAACCCGTGCATCGACTGCCGGATCTTCACCTTGCGGAAGGCGAAGGCGTTCATGGAGGAGATCGGTGCCTCCTTCCTGGTCACCGGGGAGGTCGTCGGGCAGCGGCCGATGTCCCAGCGGGACGACGCGTTGCGCGGCATCGAAAAGCACAGCGGATGCGCGGGGATCATCCTGCGCCCCCTCTCCGCACGCCACCTCCCCCCCACGCTGCCGGAGCGGGAAGGCTGGGTGGACCGGGAGATGTTCCTGGCGATCACGGGGCGCTCCCGCAAGGAGCAGATCCGGCTCGCGAAGGAGTACCGGATCGGCGACTATCCTTGCCCGGCGGGGGGATGCATGCTGACCGACCGGACCTTCTCCCTCAAGGTGCGGGATCTCCTCGACCATCACCCTTCCTTCGGGATGCACGAAGTCCTCCTCCTGAAGGCGGGCCGCCACTTCCGCGTTCGGGGGATGAAGGCGATCGTGGCGAAAAGCGAGGAGGAGAACCGCAGGCTCGAGGCCCTCTGCCGGGGAAAGGACACCGTCTACGTCGCGCACAGCCACCCGGGTCCATCCGTGACGCTCCTCGGCGGAAGCGAGGCGGAGCGCCTCGATCTGCTCTCCCGGATCTTCACCCGGTACGGCAAGGCGGGATCGGTCGGCCCGTACGAGATCCGCGAAATCTCCCCCGGCGGAGAGCGACTCGTGACCGTGCCCCATAACCCGGACTTCGAGGAGGTCGGGCGTGGACTCCTCTGCTGACGGACGGGGCGACGTTCCGACGCCGGACGACCTTCGCCGCTACGAGGCCATGCTCGAAGTCCTCCGCGGGATGGGGTCCGCCGTTGTCGCCTATAGCGGCGGTGTGGACAGTTCGTTCCTCCTCTACGCCGCGAAGGAGGCGATGGGAGAGCGGGTTCTGGCCGTCACCGCCACGTCCCCGACGTATCCCCGCTCCGAGCGGGAGGAGGCTTCCCGGCTCGCCGGCGCGTGGGGCGTCGCACACCGTCTCGTCGAGTCGAACGAGCTGGAGATCCCCGGGTTCTCCGCGAACCCGCCGAACCGGTGCTACCACTGCAAGAAAGAGCTGTTCGGGATCCTCGCCGGGATCGCCCGGGAAGAGGGGTACGCGGCCGTGTGCGACGGATCCAACGCCGACGACCAGCACGACTTCCGACCGGGGCGCCGGGCCGCGAAGGAACTCTCCGTCCGGAGCCCTCTCCTCGAGAACGGACTGACCAAGCCGGCGATCCGCCGCCTGAGCCGAAGCTTCGGTCTCCCCACGGCGGACCGCGGTTCGTTCGCGTGCCTCTCCTCGCGCTTTCCGTACGGAGCGACGATCGACGAGGCGTCGCTGCGACGCGTGGAGGCGTGCGAGGACGTTCTGCGGGGGTTCGGATTCCGCCAGTTCCGGGTGCGCGTGCACGACGCGGTTGCGCGCATCGAAGTGGGGACGGACGAGATCCCGCGCCTCTTCGAGCCGGAGATCTCCGGGGCGATCCACGCGCGGTTCCGGGAGAACGGCTTTCTCTACGTCTCCGTGGACATCCAGGGGTACCGGACCGGTTCGATGAACGAGGGGCTGGCGGCGGCGAACCGGGGCCTCGTCGCAGGGCCGCCCGAAGACCTGTAAGGCGCTTCGCCTCCAGGACTCACCT harbors:
- a CDS encoding CarD family transcriptional regulator — protein: MAVYPAHGVGIVEKIETKCFNDGKKESFYVLRILDTGITIMIPMGNAEQVGLRAIMDASAVRSVYKILKEREVELEPKPWNRRYRMYMEKLKSGSPFDIAEVLRNLLLLKNGKALSFGERKMLDSARSLLVKEISIAKSVTEAVVEADLRRFLNL
- a CDS encoding DUF362 domain-containing protein, with translation MQSTVWFTDLSARPGNSLIDKTGALLRAAGVRERIGRGALTAVKLHFGEKGNTAFIRPIFVRKVVEEIAAAGGRPFLTDTNTLYVGTRSNAVDHLNTAVTNGFAWAVAGAPLVIADGLRGESAVRVPIEGKIFHEVPIGAGIFHADALVVVTHFKGHELSGFGGTLKNLGMGCASRAGKLSQHSSVSPTVDPSGCTGCGTCVVHCPSGAIAVVAEKAAISGESCIGCADCIVVCPEGTVNVDWNEASTTVQRKMAEHALGAVSGKRSSSLFLSFVTQVSPYCDCYGHNDRPVAPDVGILASDDPVALDQACVDLVIQASGIDPFRAAHPSVDWSIQLSCAEELGLGTRDYRLETL
- a CDS encoding acyl-CoA dehydratase activase; the encoded protein is MTARRTLYAGIDIGSLSTDVVLLDGTLAVVGSAITATGASTRKAAREALDAALRAGEATEREIAFTVATGYGRDSAERADQRVTEITCHARGARRLFPGALTVLDIGGQDCKVIRLGPDGKVSDFAMNDKCAAGTGRFLEVMARTLEMDLERMGERSLLATRSLPVSSTCTVFAESEVVSLIASGAAPEEIAWGVHLAISERIAALAERLGMVSPAVLTGGVAKNPAARKALEDRFRLRFLVPDEPQLTGALGAALIAFERSRTPPH
- a CDS encoding aminotransferase class V-fold PLP-dependent enzyme, giving the protein MPIDVEPIRAAEFPVIENFLYFNHAGVSPIPARSAEAGIAMLRLARDEGAYRLRKWEELANETRGRFARIVGASPDEVAFVKNTSEGLSFVAAGFPWKEGDNLVTANVEYPSNVYPWMRLRTRNVEVRMVPAREGKVRKEDLFAACDGKTRLITLSSVEFLNGYRNDLPGIGEYCQKHGIFFCVDGIQSVGVLPMDVKSFGIDALSADGHKWLLSPEGIGGFYISRDVMEMVEPVILGWHSVKNRFDFENYDFRLSPDARRYEPGSMNTVGLSAFNASLELLLSLGVDRIWERVRRLTERVRERAAEEGCKLVSPDHPEERSGIVTFRVPEADNAALWRALLNRKAVCSHRAGGIRVSPHFYNTPEEIDRFFAILREERSRS
- a CDS encoding HesA/MoeB/ThiF family protein; this translates as MVWSGENTLRYSRNILVEEVGEAGQERLFASSVLVVGAGGLGSPALLYLAAAGIGRIGVIDDDRVDITNFNRQVIHRSDAVGQWKTGSAAATLRAFRTDLTVDEYPVALTAANAAALFRKYDAVVDGSDNFPTKYLCNDAAVVTGRPLVHAGVLRFGGQMLTVVPGAGPCLRCVIPRIPSRKDSPGCAEAGIVGAAAGVVGAWQAMEAIKLLSGAAPSPGGKLLTIDTLSNEVSCLAVVRDRSCPACGEHPRITEPLSDAEYDPERSCAV
- a CDS encoding 7-cyano-7-deazaguanine synthase, producing the protein MNLPVPLHSPRKAVVLLSGGLDSTLAARIVRDQGIELHAIHFTSPFCTCSHKGPGGGNGCRSAAQEVAVGMGIPIRTVSKGEEYLEIVKRPRHGRGSAMNPCIDCRIFTLRKAKAFMEEIGASFLVTGEVVGQRPMSQRDDALRGIEKHSGCAGIILRPLSARHLPPTLPEREGWVDREMFLAITGRSRKEQIRLAKEYRIGDYPCPAGGCMLTDRTFSLKVRDLLDHHPSFGMHEVLLLKAGRHFRVRGMKAIVAKSEEENRRLEALCRGKDTVYVAHSHPGPSVTLLGGSEAERLDLLSRIFTRYGKAGSVGPYEIREISPGGERLVTVPHNPDFEEVGRGLLC
- the larE gene encoding ATP-dependent sacrificial sulfur transferase LarE; this encodes MLEVLRGMGSAVVAYSGGVDSSFLLYAAKEAMGERVLAVTATSPTYPRSEREEASRLAGAWGVAHRLVESNELEIPGFSANPPNRCYHCKKELFGILAGIAREEGYAAVCDGSNADDQHDFRPGRRAAKELSVRSPLLENGLTKPAIRRLSRSFGLPTADRGSFACLSSRFPYGATIDEASLRRVEACEDVLRGFGFRQFRVRVHDAVARIEVGTDEIPRLFEPEISGAIHARFRENGFLYVSVDIQGYRTGSMNEGLAAANRGLVAGPPEDL